GGCAACCCCGCTGAGCTCAACACCCCGACGGCCTGGGGCGTGGGGTTGGCCTAGCCAAGCCGACCGACTCCAGACCTCCCGGCCGCCGGCGACGCCGCCGCGGGCCGCCCCGCGCGACTACGCCGTCCTGGCGGTCGACGCGTTGACGCTGCCGGGCCTGCCGACGCAGGCGTTCAAGCGGCAAAGCGGCGTCTTGCCGAGCGACCCGCGCGACCGGGCGTTCGCCGAGCGGATGGTGGTCGAGGTCGTCAAGAACCTCGGCTACCTGTCGACGCTGATCGCCCACTACGCCGATCGGCCGTACCACCGGATCGAGCCTCGGCTTCGGCTGATTCTGCTGGTGGGCGTCGTGCAAGTGGAGCAATTCGACCGCGTGCCGGACCACGCGATCGTGACCGAAGCCGTCCAGCAGACCAG
This genomic stretch from Planctomycetota bacterium harbors:
- a CDS encoding transcription antitermination factor NusB, giving the protein ATPLSSTPRRPGAWGWPSQADRLQTSRPPATPPRAAPRDYAVLAVDALTLPGLPTQAFKRQSGVLPSDPRDRAFAERMVVEVVKNLGYLSTLIAHYADRPYHRIEPRLRLILLVGVVQVEQFDRVPDHAIVTEAVQQTRRFKEVGLARSAGFINAVMRRAVEREGHEKVLPTRDDPAAFCEIVLSHPRPIVDRLIALLGPDDAIRFCEHDNREAPLLARLIGDATVEQLVSEPKPWSERSVDAGPDEHQSALDGPGSTLRSDHGFG